A window of Lujinxingia sediminis contains these coding sequences:
- a CDS encoding glycoside hydrolase family 57 protein: MKTYLSVVLHAHLPFIRHPEHAYHLEEMWFYEAMHETYLPLLQALDRLEADGIRGKLTLSLSAPLIAMMADGLLRERFVAQLERMRDLARADRAQSERPPDARQLADYYESRFDELRAYYLDELGGDVLARFKHHAQGHRLELMTCVGTHPILPFLESDAGRRAQIRAGIAEFEQHLGCRPRGIWVAECAFAPGIDRLLAEEGIAFACLEDVGILTADAPPVYGTYAPLVSPAGVAFFGRDQLASAQVWSASEGYPGDYDYREFYRDLGYDLPMEVVAPYIHPDGIRHHTGLKYHRITGDVDLGDKDFYRPDVAAQRAREHATHFVHARQGQGRELFERLGRRPAHLTCSYDAELFGHWWFEGPLFLEAVLREAAHHPELQLVSPLDYLAEEPVQQQATPGISTWGEESYFGVWLDPSNAWIYRHLRNAEASVIGFVNDAAQGVFDGDPELGRALRLMGQQLLLAQASDWAFIMKTGTTVAYARERQAGHLAYVERLGEMIASRAIDLDLLVELEERYPIFGALDVAWWHQDAPPVLSPSS; this comes from the coding sequence ATGAAGACCTACTTAAGCGTGGTGCTTCACGCCCATCTGCCCTTTATTCGCCATCCAGAGCACGCCTACCACCTCGAAGAGATGTGGTTCTACGAGGCGATGCACGAGACCTATCTTCCCCTCTTGCAGGCCCTCGACAGGCTGGAGGCCGACGGGATTAGGGGAAAGCTGACCCTGAGTTTAAGCGCGCCGCTGATCGCGATGATGGCCGACGGGCTTTTGCGCGAGCGCTTTGTGGCGCAGCTTGAGCGGATGCGAGATCTGGCGCGTGCCGATCGGGCGCAGAGCGAGAGGCCGCCTGATGCGCGCCAGCTGGCGGATTACTATGAGTCGCGCTTTGACGAGCTGCGCGCTTATTACCTCGATGAGCTCGGTGGCGATGTGCTTGCGAGGTTTAAGCATCACGCGCAGGGCCATCGCCTGGAGTTGATGACGTGTGTGGGCACCCACCCGATTCTGCCTTTTCTGGAGAGTGATGCCGGTCGCCGCGCGCAGATTCGCGCGGGTATCGCCGAGTTTGAGCAGCATCTTGGATGTCGGCCGCGCGGCATCTGGGTCGCGGAGTGCGCCTTCGCGCCGGGTATCGATCGGCTGCTGGCCGAGGAAGGCATCGCCTTTGCGTGCCTGGAAGATGTGGGCATCCTCACCGCCGATGCGCCTCCGGTCTACGGCACCTACGCGCCACTGGTCTCACCGGCGGGGGTCGCGTTCTTCGGGCGAGATCAGCTGGCGAGCGCGCAGGTCTGGAGTGCAAGCGAGGGGTATCCAGGAGATTACGACTATCGGGAGTTTTATCGGGATCTGGGCTACGACCTGCCCATGGAGGTGGTCGCTCCGTACATTCATCCCGATGGCATCCGGCATCATACCGGACTGAAATACCATCGTATTACGGGGGATGTAGACCTGGGCGATAAGGACTTCTATCGGCCGGACGTTGCCGCACAACGCGCACGGGAGCATGCGACGCATTTCGTGCATGCTCGCCAGGGGCAGGGGCGCGAGCTCTTTGAGAGGTTGGGAAGGCGCCCCGCCCATTTGACCTGTTCCTATGACGCGGAGCTCTTCGGGCACTGGTGGTTTGAGGGGCCGCTCTTTCTGGAGGCGGTACTTCGCGAGGCTGCGCACCATCCGGAACTCCAGCTGGTCTCCCCGCTGGACTATCTGGCCGAAGAACCGGTGCAGCAGCAGGCCACACCCGGGATCTCTACCTGGGGTGAGGAGTCTTACTTTGGCGTCTGGCTCGACCCTTCGAATGCCTGGATCTATCGGCACCTGCGCAACGCGGAGGCCAGCGTCATAGGCTTTGTGAACGATGCCGCGCAGGGCGTCTTCGATGGCGACCCTGAACTGGGACGCGCGCTGCGCTTGATGGGGCAGCAGCTGCTCTTAGCTCAGGCCAGCGACTGGGCGTTTATCATGAAGACGGGCACCACCGTCGCCTACGCCCGGGAGCGGCAGGCCGGCCATCTGGCGTATGTCGAACGTCTTGGCGAGATGATCGCCTCCAGGGCCATCGATCTCGATCTTCTGGTGGAGTTGGAGGAGCGCTATCCGATCTTTGGCGCGCTGGACGTGGCGTGGTGGCACCAGGACGCACCGCCAGTGTTGAGCCCGAGCAGCTGA
- a CDS encoding DUF4912 domain-containing protein, with translation MSQRGETQLVLLWRDPEVGYVYWELVGEVRPREAWARLVRIHADERYEELERWRIEEALSGRFVRVDQGRERYRAELGVVGPDGSFDIHISSEVSEAPGRGPGQGAPRFVRVRLSERGLGWEPTEHAHPTLGRFLPGVGERPGSTTHGSEQTKRGDELHRGNA, from the coding sequence ATGTCTCAACGGGGAGAGACACAGCTGGTGCTGCTGTGGCGCGATCCGGAGGTGGGCTATGTGTACTGGGAGCTCGTCGGGGAGGTGCGTCCGCGCGAAGCGTGGGCGCGCCTGGTGCGTATCCATGCCGACGAGCGCTATGAGGAGCTTGAGCGCTGGCGGATCGAGGAGGCGCTCTCAGGGCGATTTGTGCGGGTGGACCAGGGGAGGGAGCGCTACCGCGCCGAGCTCGGTGTGGTGGGGCCGGACGGCAGCTTCGATATTCATATAAGCTCGGAGGTGAGCGAAGCTCCGGGGCGCGGGCCCGGCCAGGGCGCCCCGCGTTTTGTGCGGGTGCGTTTGAGCGAGCGTGGTCTGGGCTGGGAGCCCACCGAACATGCTCACCCGACGCTGGGGCGTTTTCTTCCGGGAGTCGGAGAGCGCCCGGGCTCGACGACCCATGGAAGTGAGCAAACGAAACGAGGGGATGAGCTCCACAGGGGGAACGCATGA
- a CDS encoding SRPBCC family protein, translated as MRHALGTALLLTLTLAASLASANDERLAAGEILVEAQNVSGSDIPRMIVTGVIEASPAEVWKIVSDCGSYSRTMPRIKESRQISRNGDTVVCETVVGLPFPLSDLRSTTTATHTVGPVEWRRQWTMIEGNYRFNEGYWSLKSFNGHDNRTLAVYSVYAAPEGSVPDWMRRRAQESSMPGVIEAVREAVAK; from the coding sequence ATGCGACACGCTCTCGGCACTGCTCTCCTTCTCACCTTGACCCTGGCAGCCTCCCTGGCCTCTGCCAACGACGAGAGGCTGGCCGCCGGCGAGATCCTGGTGGAAGCGCAGAACGTCAGCGGCAGCGATATCCCGCGGATGATCGTAACCGGCGTGATCGAGGCCTCGCCGGCCGAGGTCTGGAAGATCGTCAGCGACTGTGGCAGCTACAGCCGCACCATGCCGCGGATCAAAGAATCTCGGCAGATCTCACGCAATGGCGACACCGTGGTCTGCGAGACGGTCGTGGGGCTGCCCTTCCCGCTGAGCGATCTTCGCTCCACCACCACCGCTACCCACACCGTCGGTCCGGTGGAGTGGCGCCGTCAGTGGACGATGATCGAGGGCAACTACCGCTTCAACGAGGGCTACTGGAGCCTGAAGTCCTTTAACGGTCACGACAACCGCACCCTGGCGGTCTATTCGGTCTACGCCGCACCGGAGGGCTCGGTGCCCGACTGGATGCGCCGCCGCGCCCAGGAATCCTCCATGCCCGGTGTGATCGAGGCGGTGCGCGAAGCCGTCGCGAAATGA
- a CDS encoding DoxX family protein produces the protein MSDLRKGSFLMGRVIAGFFYLIMGLNHFGAWEALSGYAADKGVPFPSLAVGLSGALLVMGGVSLALGLRPLLGVLCIVMALLPITLVMHNFWAIDDATARQVELTSFLKNGGLIGSALIFLALREPWPMSLDEWLDTWRFRQRLRHARESS, from the coding sequence ATGAGCGATCTGCGCAAAGGAAGCTTCTTGATGGGCCGGGTGATCGCCGGGTTTTTCTATCTGATCATGGGCCTCAACCACTTCGGAGCCTGGGAGGCGTTGAGTGGCTATGCGGCCGACAAGGGTGTGCCTTTTCCCTCGCTGGCGGTGGGGCTGAGCGGTGCGCTTCTGGTGATGGGTGGGGTGAGCCTGGCGCTGGGGTTGCGTCCGCTCCTCGGAGTGCTCTGCATTGTGATGGCGCTCCTGCCGATCACGCTGGTGATGCATAACTTCTGGGCGATCGATGACGCGACGGCTCGGCAGGTAGAGCTGACCTCGTTTCTGAAAAACGGGGGCCTGATAGGCTCGGCGCTGATCTTTTTGGCGCTGCGCGAGCCCTGGCCGATGAGTCTGGACGAGTGGCTCGACACATGGCGTTTTCGCCAGCGCCTGCGCCACGCGCGTGAGAGCTCCTGA
- the csrA gene encoding carbon storage regulator CsrA yields the protein MLTLTRKVGESIRIGEEIEIVVKEIRRNQVRIGIVAPRDVPIYREEVYEAIQEEQGDDEEP from the coding sequence ATGTTGACCCTAACCAGGAAGGTCGGGGAGTCGATTCGAATCGGGGAAGAGATCGAGATCGTCGTCAAAGAGATTCGCCGCAATCAGGTTCGCATTGGCATCGTCGCGCCGCGCGACGTTCCGATTTATCGCGAAGAGGTCTACGAGGCGATTCAGGAGGAGCAGGGCGACGACGAAGAGCCCTAG